Proteins from one Salmo salar chromosome ssa07, Ssal_v3.1, whole genome shotgun sequence genomic window:
- the LOC106609477 gene encoding NADH dehydrogenase [ubiquinone] 1 alpha subcomplex subunit 12 — protein MAEYIHVVRRALGQLGGHGGVKGLFVQLFRANDVKTGALIGVDKYGNKYFEDTRYFFGRHRWVIYTTEMNGKNTMWEVDGSMVPAEWHRWLHCMTDNPPTTHPPTPKKFLAEVHQFNVSGSAQAYVPYSTTRKKIHEWVPPKAQ, from the exons ATGGCGGAGTATATACATGTCGTTCGAAGGGCTTTGGGACAGTTAGGAGGTCACGGTGGTGTAAAAGGCTTATTTGTTCAGTTATTCAG GGCAAATGATGTGAAAACGGGAGCGCTGATTGGCGTGGACAAGTATGGAAACAAGTACTTTGAGGACACACGCTACTTTTTTG GTCGTCACCGCTGGGTTATCTACACGACAGAGATGAATGGAAAGAACACCATGTGGGAGGTGGATGGCAGCATGGTGCCCGCTGAATG GCATCGCTGGCTGCACTGTATGACAGacaacccccccaccacacaccccCCTACACCCAAGAAGTTCCTGGCGGAGGTCCACCAGTTCAACGTGAGCGGTTCGGCCCAGGCGTACGTGCCCTACTCCACCACCCGCAAGAAGATCCACGAGTGGGTGCCCCCAAAGGCTCAGTGA